From the genome of Chania multitudinisentens RB-25, one region includes:
- the yegQ gene encoding tRNA 5-hydroxyuridine modification protein YegQ: MFTPELLSPAGTLKNMRYAFAYGADAVYAGQPRYSLRVRNNEFNHENLAQGINEAHALGKRFYVVVNIAPHNAKLKTFLRDLKPVIDMGPDALIMSDPGLIMMVREAFPQIDIHLSVQANAVNWATVKFWQQMGLTRVILSRELSLDEIAEIRSQVPDMELEIFVHGALCMAYSGRCLLSGYINKRDPNQGTCTNACRWQYKAEEGKEDDTGSIVHQHEPIPVQHIEPTLGIGTPTDKVFMLSEAQKPGEYMSAFEDEHGTYIMNSKDLRAIQHVERLTQLGVHSLKIEGRTKSFYYCARTAQVYRRAIDDAVAGKPFDPTLLTTLEGLAHRGYTEGFLRRHTHDSHQNYDYGSSLSERQQFVGEFTGVRRNGWAEVDVKNKFLLGDEVEMMTPSGNILFTLESIQNKKGEPINIAPGNGHIVYLPIPEDVDLNYALLIRNLPEENSEPR, from the coding sequence ATGTTTACACCAGAACTCCTTTCCCCGGCGGGAACGCTAAAAAACATGCGTTATGCTTTCGCCTATGGCGCCGATGCGGTATACGCCGGCCAACCACGTTATAGCCTGCGAGTGCGTAATAACGAATTCAACCATGAGAATCTGGCGCAAGGCATTAACGAAGCCCACGCTTTGGGGAAGAGATTCTACGTGGTGGTCAACATCGCCCCGCACAACGCTAAACTGAAAACCTTCCTGCGCGATCTGAAACCGGTGATCGACATGGGCCCGGATGCATTGATTATGTCCGACCCCGGTCTCATCATGATGGTGCGCGAGGCTTTCCCACAAATAGACATCCATCTGTCGGTGCAGGCCAACGCGGTCAATTGGGCTACGGTGAAGTTCTGGCAGCAGATGGGGTTAACGCGCGTTATTCTTTCACGCGAGCTGTCGCTGGATGAGATCGCGGAAATTCGCAGCCAGGTGCCGGATATGGAACTGGAAATTTTTGTCCACGGTGCGCTGTGCATGGCTTATTCTGGCCGCTGCCTACTTTCCGGCTATATCAACAAGCGCGATCCTAATCAGGGTACCTGCACCAATGCCTGCCGCTGGCAATACAAAGCAGAAGAAGGTAAGGAAGACGACACCGGAAGCATCGTGCATCAACATGAGCCAATCCCGGTGCAGCATATTGAGCCAACCCTCGGCATTGGTACGCCAACAGATAAAGTATTCATGCTTTCCGAAGCCCAAAAGCCTGGCGAATATATGAGTGCGTTCGAAGATGAACACGGCACCTACATCATGAATTCGAAAGACCTGCGGGCCATTCAGCATGTAGAACGCCTCACACAGCTTGGGGTACATTCGCTAAAAATTGAAGGGCGTACCAAATCTTTCTATTACTGTGCCCGTACTGCGCAAGTTTATCGCCGTGCCATCGACGATGCCGTAGCAGGCAAACCTTTTGATCCCACTCTGCTCACCACGCTGGAAGGTTTGGCGCATCGTGGCTATACCGAAGGTTTCCTGCGCCGTCACACGCATGATTCCCACCAGAATTATGATTACGGCTCCTCTCTTTCCGAGCGCCAACAATTTGTCGGTGAATTTACTGGTGTGCGCCGTAACGGTTGGGCTGAAGTTGACGTGAAAAACAAATTCTTGCTTGGCGATGAGGTGGAAATGATGACGCCGAGTGGTAACATCTTGTTTACTCTAGAAAGTATACAGAATAAAAAAGGTGAACCGATTAATATCGCACCGGGTAATGGCCATATTGTTTATTTGCCGATCCCGGAGGATGTTGACCTGAATTACGCATTGTTGATCCGCAATTTACCGGAAGAAAATAGTGAACCCCGCTAG
- a CDS encoding YegP family protein gives MATGHYELKKSSKGLYHFILKASNGEVILSSEMYASKASAENGIVSVQSNAPHEAQFEVKISSCNRPYFVLRAKNHQVIGTSQIFSSESAAKNGVRSVIKHGSTPHVRDVNA, from the coding sequence ATGGCAACGGGTCACTATGAGCTTAAAAAATCGAGTAAAGGACTGTACCATTTCATTCTAAAAGCCAGTAACGGAGAGGTTATTCTTTCCAGTGAGATGTATGCAAGCAAAGCGTCAGCGGAGAACGGTATTGTTTCTGTACAATCCAATGCTCCGCATGAAGCTCAGTTTGAAGTGAAGATCAGCAGTTGTAACAGACCTTATTTTGTGCTGAGAGCCAAAAACCATCAGGTCATCGGCACCAGCCAGATATTCAGTTCAGAAAGCGCGGCGAAAAACGGCGTTCGGTCCGTGATCAAACATGGCTCAACCCCACATGTGCGTGATGTGAATGCCTAG
- the baeR gene encoding two-component system response regulator BaeR produces the protein MENPNPPLQIMIVEDEPKLGQLLVDYLQAAGYATRWLSNGREVVPAVLERQPALILLDLMLPGCDGLTICRELRRFTDVPVMMVTAKIEEIDRLLGLEIGADDYICKPYSPREVVARVKTILRRCYRPIEQQAEEVLLHIDEARFQASYQGHILDLTPAEFRLLKTLASQPGNVFSREQLLNNLYDDYRVVTDRTIDSHIKNLRRKLELIDGDKAFIRAVYGVGYRWETDPCRLINEAQ, from the coding sequence ATGGAAAACCCGAACCCGCCATTGCAGATTATGATCGTGGAAGATGAGCCCAAGCTGGGGCAGTTGCTGGTGGATTATCTGCAAGCCGCAGGTTATGCCACGCGTTGGCTGAGCAATGGCCGCGAGGTGGTTCCGGCGGTGCTTGAGCGTCAACCCGCGCTTATCCTGCTGGATCTGATGCTGCCAGGCTGTGATGGCTTAACCATCTGCCGCGAACTGCGCCGGTTTACCGATGTTCCTGTGATGATGGTGACCGCCAAGATCGAGGAAATAGACCGTCTGCTGGGGTTGGAGATCGGAGCCGATGATTATATCTGCAAGCCTTACAGCCCGCGTGAAGTGGTTGCCAGGGTAAAAACCATTCTGCGCCGTTGTTATCGCCCTATAGAACAGCAGGCAGAAGAAGTGTTATTGCATATTGATGAAGCACGCTTTCAGGCCAGTTACCAAGGGCATATTCTGGATCTGACACCCGCAGAATTCCGCCTGTTGAAAACCCTGGCCAGCCAGCCGGGTAACGTCTTTTCACGCGAACAGTTGCTAAACAATCTATACGACGATTACCGCGTCGTGACCGACCGTACCATCGACAGCCATATCAAAAACCTGCGCCGCAAGCTGGAGCTGATCGATGGCGACAAAGCATTTATCCGTGCGGTGTATGGCGTTGGCTATCGCTGGGAAACCGATCCCTGCCGGTTGATCAATGAGGCACAGTGA
- the baeS gene encoding two-component system sensor histidine kinase BaeS gives MRIGITSKLFMAIFATCMLVLITMHWGMRISFERGFIDYIKHSNEQRITLLGNALEEQYRRHGNWAFLRNNDQVVYQIIRSFEQNNDNNHNLPPKGWRSQFWIVDSQYQRLVGRPGPIPKESSRHPLRYNNEIVGWVVATPPEKLTRHADINFDRQQKRTSWLIVALSTLLAAAVTWLLSRGLLAPVKRLIAGTHRLAAGDFAARVTVSSQDELGRLAQDFNLLATSLEKNEQTRRGFMADISHELRTPLAVLRGELEALQDGVRQPTLASISSLQAEVSTLTKLVDDLHQLSLSDLGALAYRKTSVDCVHLVQIAVAAFRERFHAKGLKIVTHLPTQAKLFGDPDRLNQLFNNLLENSLRYTDAGGTLEIGVELLPGLVRVYWQDSKPGVNDEQLARIFERFYRTEGSRNRASGGAGLGLAISQNIVEAHGGTIHAQHSPFGGVRITVDFPTPVDNKAS, from the coding sequence ATGAGAATAGGTATCACCAGTAAACTGTTTATGGCGATTTTTGCCACCTGCATGCTGGTGCTGATTACCATGCACTGGGGAATGCGCATCAGTTTCGAACGGGGGTTTATCGATTATATCAAACACAGCAACGAGCAACGTATTACCCTGCTCGGCAACGCGTTAGAAGAACAATATCGCCGCCACGGCAACTGGGCATTCCTGCGTAATAACGATCAGGTGGTGTATCAGATCATACGTTCGTTTGAGCAAAACAACGACAACAACCATAATCTGCCGCCCAAAGGCTGGCGTTCCCAGTTCTGGATCGTCGATAGCCAGTACCAGCGGCTGGTGGGCCGCCCAGGCCCGATCCCGAAAGAAAGTTCCCGTCACCCACTCCGTTACAATAATGAGATTGTCGGCTGGGTGGTGGCGACACCGCCAGAGAAACTGACGCGCCATGCCGATATCAATTTTGATCGGCAACAAAAGCGCACCAGTTGGCTGATCGTCGCGCTGTCAACGTTGCTGGCAGCCGCAGTCACCTGGTTGCTGTCGCGCGGCCTGCTGGCACCGGTAAAACGGCTGATTGCTGGCACACACCGGCTGGCTGCGGGGGATTTCGCTGCCCGTGTTACGGTCAGCAGCCAGGACGAACTGGGCCGGTTGGCGCAGGATTTCAACCTGCTTGCCACTTCGCTGGAAAAGAATGAACAAACCCGGCGCGGATTTATGGCCGATATCTCGCATGAACTACGCACGCCGCTGGCGGTATTGCGCGGTGAACTGGAAGCCTTACAGGATGGCGTCCGCCAGCCAACGCTCGCGTCCATCAGCTCATTACAGGCGGAAGTGTCAACTCTCACCAAGCTGGTGGACGATCTGCATCAGCTTTCATTGTCCGATCTGGGGGCTTTGGCTTACCGCAAAACGTCGGTAGATTGTGTCCATCTGGTGCAAATCGCCGTGGCGGCCTTCCGTGAACGTTTTCATGCCAAAGGGCTGAAAATTGTCACTCATCTGCCAACACAGGCAAAGCTGTTTGGCGATCCCGATCGCCTCAATCAGCTATTCAACAATCTGCTGGAAAACAGCCTGCGCTATACTGATGCAGGCGGCACGCTAGAGATTGGGGTTGAGCTTCTGCCAGGGCTGGTGCGGGTTTACTGGCAGGACAGTAAACCCGGCGTCAATGACGAACAGTTGGCACGCATCTTCGAACGCTTTTACCGCACCGAAGGTTCACGCAACCGCGCTAGCGGTGGAGCCGGGTTAGGGTTGGCCATCAGCCAGAACATTGTTGAAGCGCACGGTGGTACGATCCATGCACAACACTCGCCTTTCGGTGGTGTGCGCATTACAGTAGATTTCCCAACCCCGGTAGATAATAAGGCTTCATGA
- a CDS encoding MFS transporter, with product MFTRHTASVQWQLWIVAFGFFMQALDTTIVNTALPSMAASLGESPLRMQPVIVSYVLTVAVMLPASGWLADKIGTQRIFLSAIVLFTFGSILCAQAETLNELVAYRVIQGVGGAMMVPVGRLTVMKIVPREQYMAAMTFVTLPGQIGPLLGPALGGFLVQYASWQWIFLINLPVGIVGAIATLLLMPNYRMQTRRFDISGFIMLVIGMATLTLALDGHKGLGISTTAVAGLILLGCAALAGYWWHAKGNSRALFSLRLFKTETYKIGLTGSLLGRIGSGMLPFMTPLFLQVGMGFSPFHSGLMMIPMIIGSMGMKRIVVQVVNRFGYRQVLIATTLLLALVSLIFLLVAMLGWLYLLPVVLFFQGMINSLRFSTMNTLTLKDLPDRLASSGNSLLSMVMQLSMSLGVSMAGILLGSFAHHQVVADSPAIHSAFIYSYGCMALIIALPALVFARVPANLAPSRTLTKEPGRSSTRLP from the coding sequence ATGTTCACCAGACATACCGCCTCGGTACAGTGGCAACTCTGGATCGTGGCTTTCGGCTTCTTTATGCAGGCGCTGGATACCACCATCGTCAATACGGCTCTGCCATCCATGGCAGCCAGCCTGGGCGAAAGCCCGCTGCGTATGCAACCGGTCATTGTGTCTTATGTCCTGACGGTCGCAGTGATGCTGCCTGCCAGTGGCTGGTTGGCCGACAAAATTGGTACACAGCGGATCTTTCTCAGCGCCATTGTGCTGTTTACTTTCGGTTCCATCCTGTGCGCCCAGGCAGAGACTCTGAATGAACTGGTGGCTTACCGCGTGATACAGGGCGTTGGCGGTGCCATGATGGTGCCGGTCGGCAGGCTGACGGTTATGAAAATCGTCCCGCGTGAGCAGTATATGGCAGCCATGACCTTTGTTACCCTGCCTGGCCAGATCGGCCCATTGTTAGGGCCAGCGCTGGGCGGTTTTCTGGTGCAATACGCCAGTTGGCAATGGATCTTTCTGATTAATCTTCCGGTCGGCATTGTCGGGGCTATCGCGACTTTGCTGTTGATGCCCAATTACCGCATGCAAACCCGCCGTTTTGATATCAGCGGCTTTATTATGCTCGTGATTGGTATGGCTACGCTAACGCTGGCGCTTGATGGGCATAAAGGCCTGGGGATTTCCACCACCGCCGTTGCCGGACTGATCCTGCTAGGCTGTGCGGCACTGGCAGGCTATTGGTGGCATGCCAAAGGTAACAGCCGGGCGCTGTTCTCGTTGCGGCTGTTTAAAACCGAGACCTATAAAATTGGCCTGACCGGCAGCCTGTTGGGCCGCATCGGCAGCGGCATGCTACCCTTTATGACCCCGTTGTTCCTACAGGTAGGTATGGGGTTTTCCCCCTTCCATTCCGGGCTGATGATGATCCCGATGATCATTGGCAGCATGGGGATGAAACGTATTGTAGTGCAAGTGGTGAATCGTTTTGGTTATCGCCAGGTGCTGATCGCCACGACGTTGCTCCTGGCGCTGGTCAGTTTGATTTTCCTGCTGGTCGCCATGCTCGGCTGGCTTTATCTGCTGCCGGTGGTGTTGTTTTTCCAGGGCATGATCAACTCGTTGCGCTTCTCAACCATGAATACCCTGACGCTGAAAGATTTGCCCGACCGCTTGGCCAGCAGCGGCAACAGCTTACTGTCAATGGTAATGCAGCTTTCCATGAGCTTGGGTGTCAGCATGGCCGGGATCTTGCTCGGCAGTTTTGCCCATCATCAGGTGGTGGCCGATAGCCCAGCCATCCACAGTGCCTTTATTTATAGCTACGGCTGTATGGCGTTGATTATCGCTCTGCCTGCGCTGGTTTTCGCCCGTGTACCAGCCAATCTTGCCCCCAGCCGCACGTTGACCAAAGAGCCAGGCCGCAGCTCAACGAGGTTGCCATGA